The genomic interval CTGGTCCACTCTCCATTTTCCTTCCATCTGTCTTCATTTTTCTCCTATATGACATAACACAACCAATAAATCACTCCTTGACTACTTCCTCAGACCGAGTCTTTACATTAAATCAGTATAGCCTACTATATGCTCCTTGCTATTCTTCCTCTGTTTCTAAGATGTATGGCTACTAAGCTGGCTTCTCCCAAGATGCGACAGTTTCGAGGGAGGAATGAAAGTAGCTTCTTCATCCACTTCTGAACCGGGAATGGAAGCATTCCATCCAATCCTTCCatcgttgttgttgttgttgttgttgtttacGTCATCGGGGACATATGCATCAGATTCTTTCCTCTCCATCTTAAACTCCTGCAAAGTTTGGAAACAATAAGAACATAATAAGATCATTATTTAGCATACTATAAGCAATCATTCCAGAACTGGCACAAGAGAATTACATCTTCCTTAGATTTTTTTCAAGTCTTTCTTAGTGGTCTTTCCTAGTTTGtatcaaaacataaaataactgCAGTTCCACAACTTCAACTGCCTCTTTTAAAGGAACTTCCCGACATAAAAGCAGTTCAATCAAATAGCTACAGATCCAAAGTGGACGCTAAATTGGAGGTAGGTGGCTTAAGATTAAAGTGCTAATAATAACCTTCATAACATGAAGAATGCATAAGATCGAAAGGTTACTTGTAACGACAGAAATCAGATTTTCAGATGTTGGGGAATGCTTTTTGAAAATTGAGAGAAAGTtatcaactaaaaaaaatattatgagagtAGCACAGAATAAATATTAACCTTTACTGCTCTATCTGGGAGGCTTTCAGGAGGAAATTGAGATGCACGAGAATCTCTGACCTTCAAGTAATTATAAATGATGACACCACAGAGAGCTGCAGAAAGACGAAATTAATTTCATAGTTGTCAATTTAAGTCCCAGCTAGAAAGTTttagtgcatgtttgggattgcggTGGGAAATATAGTTTATAGCTTTAGGgcttataatttttagtttaagtaataagttctattattaaaaagttatatactgtttggtaactatatgtttaaagcactttcaaacatgttacatttgtttgaagacaaattaaaaaagtgctTTCTGATGTAGAAATGacgatcatttgattttttaaagattatgatcatatccttaaaagtttaaaaagttgtaattatttgaaagttgtatgggtatttttgcccattgacaatctttttaaaatttgaactacaTTCCGGACTATCCGGAAAAGCACGTTTGACTTTTcagcttatttgagattaaaaaaaaaaaaagttactttaatatgtaacatcCGAACAACCTAATTTTTCTGTTAAAGAGCTTTTTAAGTctatttaagcactttttaagattttaacGCAATCCCAAACAGGCCCCTAAAGTTGAAACTAATAACAGAACAAAGATATACCTATCGCATAACCAATTATATTGAGACTAGTGATCATAGACTCGGGAAATAGAGCAGTTGAAAGGGCAATGAGTATCCAGTCTTTCAATACTCCCGCAACACGGATAGTTACAGCTCCAGTTCTACCAATTACTAAGAAAATTGAGAAGTTCAAAGCTAGAGCACAAAGTGCGTTTGAGAAGAATATCCAAAAATTGAACTGAATCTGTGAAACTTCCATTACAGGCTTCTCCAGAAAATACCAAGGaacaaacaaaaagataaaGCTGCACATGATAGTGGGTGAGGATGAGCAATTTATCCGAACAGCATAAAGACACAATTTTACCCACATATCGTAAATCAATTAACTTATCAGGAATCATATCCACAGTAAATTTCAGCTCTATTTTCTGATCCTGCCCATACTATTATTCCATATGATGTAGTTACTTGAGTTGGCTTTCATCTaaagtttgaataaaaaatatgcagACCAAAGAAAAATGCATGAGAGCAAAATTTATGGGGGTGTCCcaaaaaatgttgaatcatgTCGTTCTCAATAAAGTAGTAAGTCTTAGATGGTAAGGGGAAGAGATCAAGACCACATAAGATAAAACACTATCAATAAACAActaaaaaatgtattaaaaaaaggtaacaaaaatgaaagaacaGAAAATCCAATAACAATTCAGCATAACAACTATTTCTGGACCGGCAAATACACAGATTTAAATGAGTGATATACGATGAACAGAAAATAGGAGGGCCAAGAATGAGAAATAAGCAGTTAGGGGGTGTGGGATTGCCATGATGTAATAAAGATTCAAGGAGAAGAACACTTTTCACTATCAAATTATTAGGAGTTTGCACTTTGCACCCAAACTACCAAAACTGACACACTGCACCCTCCAACTACCAAAACTTACACGATGCACCCTCATTTAAACTTGACCATTAAGATGGATGAAACATATGTGGCATGGCATAATTATACTAGTCGTATCTTAATGGAGGGTGAAAAGTGTCAGTTCTTGGAAGTTTGAGTGTAATGTGTCAGGTTTGGTAGTTTGGGTTCAAAGTGCGAAATTCCAAATAGCTTGAGGGTGCAAAGTGTATTACCTCCTGAAGATTAAAGAATATCGTTTTTGACTAAAATGAATTGCAAAAAAGAGGATTCACGAATCCCCCAGTTAGTTAATGTTTAAGCCCTAAAAGGGTTTGAGTTATTTACGGATCAGAACCACCTAATAAGCACAATTCATGATTGAATTAAAAGGATAAACTCACAAATAGAACTATTATTTAAAGTTCGAGATGTTTGAGAATAGAGGTACAAgccccaaatagacaagttccgcgcaagcctttgtaaaaaagtggaccccacattaaaaaagtgtaaaaaaaactattctttattagtgagatctatttttttacaaatagctTGCATGgggcttgtctatttggggCTTATACCTAGCATTACTCGTGAGAATAAGATACCTGCAAGGTGCTATGTAATATAAGCTGGTGATAGGATTTAGAGTTAAgccctttctttgaagaagaaCTTGTGTTAAGACAAGCCTGAGAGCCTCACCAAACATGCCCATGACTTGATAAGCTGTACCCagcaaattaaaatgaatttccCCATATGAAGAAACGACAACTCCAACACTGACCAGCACCATGTTCAAGAACACATCAAACCTTAATTTTTCAGTACCGCAGACAACTGCTGTGAGGAATGTCGCCACTGGCACtgtcaaatcaaaattttaagcAGTGTTTAGCCATTTAGTAGTTTCCCAAGACAAACCCACAAAATAATAACATACTCAGGGCTTTAAGCATCTGGATGAAGGCCACGGAAATGTACAGATAAGCAGTGTTGCCAAACCTGTAAAGACACAGAAAATGGATCAATGACTAGGAATACATAAACTAACATGTGAAAACCCATGTGAAATACATGCCATTGTGAATATGGAAATCACACGTTACAGATTCAGAGCATTGCTAATTTTGATAAATCTACATAATGATGCAATAGCATGTGACATGTGTGAAAATCACGAACACATTAGGGGatcaaagtaataaaataacTGCTAAAAACCTAATAGGAATGCATCTAACACGCTTACGAGCAACCATAATCAATTATCTTCATGTtagaaaaatatgtatattgaTAATTACGATGTTTGGCCCAATAAACATGAAATATGGATATCAGTAACAGCATGATAAAAGATGTGTTTCCCATCCCACAATATCTAAAAAGTGATGGGATCATTTCCACAACTGAAATCAACTCACTAAGCCTTACTCCCAAATAGATTGGAGTTAATGAAAGTGAATTCAAAGATTTTGAAATCTACATACTAAAACTGAGGAGCGCCAATATGATATGAGCCTTTATGCATATGGATACAAATACTCAAATGAAGCACCATAAACAACAATGTTTGCAGTACAGGAGAAATAGGTAACAACATTCATGGTTGGGATCGgcttaaattagtttttatcTTCGAAGTTACAACTAGAACAACAGTAAACCTGTAACAACCCAAAGAAACCTCAAGCCAAATCTAGGCTTTACCGAAGATGGAACACAATGAATGGGTTCGAACCAGGAGTCTAATCATACAATATAAATTACTTACCATAAACTAGATGCAAAGAAAGCACTTATTGGAATGACACATGTTGCATATCTGCGAGCCAAGATGATCATTAAAGAGCATGAAGTTTTGATAATACAAAATCAAAAGCGAATGTAACAAGCTTACATTTTGAATGTCATTTTAATAGGCGAAACAACCTGCACCAATTAGGcaccaattaaaaatattaaactgtTTGGCCAACACAAAGTAGTATACAGGAAAAAGAATACGGGACAGAAAAGAACAaggtgagagaaagagagagagagagagagagagagagagagaggatgataCAAGCATTTCAGAAAGTTCGAACAgaaacttttcatattcattttaTCTACTCACAGGCCCtctataaatttatatcttttagGTGGTGCCAGATCAAGTTTTTTGTTTAGTagtatattttccatttttcatttcttctcatgTCTAAAGCAAACTCTACCAATAATCTCATACCAATTTAAAAACttaagagaagagaagaaaaaagttaaagaaaaaaatttctagAAAGAAACAACAGTATAAGCCAGCACTAAAGCCAACTTGATTCAACTAACAGTTGATCCCATCTAATTGGGGTAAAAAacatgttttgagatttagTTTACGAAATTTTTGTTGCATTGAAGCCAGCTCATTGTTAAAAACAAGAACTTGTACAAGTATCGTCCTTTTTTATGCAAGActtttaggctgcgtttggatgttgagctgagttgagttctttatgaatagtagtgagttgagatggaggAGTAAATTTTATGGGGCCCacttaagataaatttagatgtatttaaatgttaaaatgagtttagatatatttacgagaatttgaaaatggttgtgggtcccgtgtgtaaagaggtgttgagttgaaaaagattatgggtcccacatgtaaaaaggttttgagttgagatgagtttagtagtttgagagttgggtgtttggatattagactcagcttaaaattagactgaactgagttgatctcagtgTAGTACAacaaccaaacggggccttaatcTAAGAATTAAGGGTCGAGAAGTTTTCATTGTAGGCATTCATGACATGAACATTGAATTCCAGTGCAGTACGATGGTAATGAAAGCAAGAAAGTACATACTACATTCTTGATCTCACACATTGAAGGAAGAGTTGTTCTGTGATTCTTATATCCATTAGCCTACTCGTGGTCATGGTGAGTCTATCACACATAGGAAGGATAAACACAAGGGATGGTGTATATTCTCAAACTTTGTTAGATTTGAGCTGGGTGACAGGATTAGGATTGGGTTTTGGCATGACGTTTGGTGCGGCAATAAGACATTGAAGGTTCTTTCCCATAGTTGTTTAGAATTTCTTGATACTTTCCCCTTCTGGGGGTGGGCAAAATCCACCCAATAGAGTCAAGTTGCACCTCTACTCATGTCTGATGTGATGCTTGTGCGGGGAACGAAATGCACAAAAGTTTGAAAACTGTGAGAAGACAGTGGGAGAATTAAAATCCCTAGCGTTAAAAATGCTTCATGTATGGATGATGGCTCAGAGTAACAGTGGCCTCCCTAGTTATATTGACTCCATGTCTTTTTCTATGATATCTCCCTAATTGGATGCTTTCTCTTAAATACGTCCTCTGTACTTGGGTGGCCCCTCTATGCGCTCTTAATAAACTCGacctacttatcaaaaaacactTCACCaaattgtctttcttttctctGTATATTaacttcaaatattaaaaaacaaaaaatgataaacttacaacCTTTTTACAACTCTATTTCAAATGGAGTGTAGTTatgtaaatttgaaattatttttaatgaaatagcAAAATTGTATTAGCtgattataaaatgagttgtaaaaaagttataaaagagaagtcattgtatcattacccaaaaaaaatatggttgaTAGTAGCAATCCCAGAGAAGAGAAGATCCAAGAAAGGGAAGGCTTCACAAGTTTGAACATCATACCTTGAAAACACGGATGAGAAAGAATGCAACAGCGCCAGAAAATCCCATATGAATCATAGTGAGGGTTATTGGATATGGAAAATTGAAGTACTTTGTCGAGAGGACCCACTGCATGAATGAAACGAAGTTAATGGTCATTATTTAATCTAGCAGATGGAAAATCtgaatcaaaatataaaacaaaacaagagaTGAAAAACAACTCTGAATAGTGTGAGAGATATAATGAGAATGCTTTACCTTGTTGTACAAAATAACCCCTGATGAAAGCAAGATGTAAACTAGAAGGTAAATATAGGTCAACAAATGCTGCCTGCTGATCATCGTGGCCGGAATGCGAGTCCCACAAAAACCCTTCAACAAATAACTCCTTGCTCGCCAAGcaacataaaaaaacacaagcTTTCCTAACAAAAAATTAGGCTATGCAACACATACAGATCGGTGTAAATATCCCTTCTGAAGCAAGGTTCCCCTGTTCACCAACATTTGCCAACACGCCAATTTGAAACAAATCTTATCACCGAGATTTCACCGCAAAAGTGGGCAAGTTCTGCAAAACAATTCTTCAGAAATTTATTCAAAGCAACCGAGCATCTCGGTTGGTATATGACTATCAGCAAGACATTTCTAAACATTACATTTTTGTTGCTTTCGCAAACCAAATCTCAACTAAATCACTAAACGTCGACACAGATCCAAATGGATGTTAACCCCATTATCTTCGACATGGAAAAACTGAAACACaggaaagaaagtaaaaaaaaaaaaaaggctcacaCCCTTTATAGGCTGAAccataatgaatattaatagaTGTGCTAAAGATCCCTGTTTTTTTATTGCAGGGATAAACAACTCCATTTGTGTCAAATTGAAAGCAAGAAAATAGATCCCAACAGAAACTTCTGCACAAGCTTACTCACACAGTGACAACTGCGAACCTGATTTGAAAGAGACAATGGCGGAGTTCGCCAAGAGTCCAAGAGGAGTCTGAAGAACCTACAGACTGAGATTGAGAATCATCTGGCCTTGTATAAATTCAACTCCAAGTCTCGAATCAGGTTCTTATGATTAAtgaatcaaatttaaagaagaattcatagtcttattttagtttaattctTATACATCCGCTCAACTCGTGCAAAACTTTACAACTTTGTATTcgctattatttttttcaaacatttgtaTTCActatttatcactattttaatatatatatatatattatatataataacataaaaaacaaaataaaatcatggtcgactgttttatttcttaatgagGTGCTAcgcacaaataaattatataaaaataaatttataaattaacataattttatgtgctttattaaatatattttacaataaaaataaatttataatctaacaatttttgtataattttttgactaaaatatttctctttcttaattTGTAGAGGGATTTTATAATCTTATGATAGCACACGTGACATGTGTTGATCATATAAATGAGCATCTGTTTTttgaaatagacttcatttatttatgaaaGCGAAATTACAGTTGTGACCTGATACATATAGGGAAAATCCCAGATTACAAATCAACTGCTCACGGTTGAGACTCCACCAGTACACAAATTCCTTAGTGACTAATATgatcttaacttctataactcTCTACAGACACTCGTCTAAGAGATTACACTCTGCctaaaacaaagattttaaacTCCACCTCCAGAGGAGGGAGAACTTTcactctatggacaaaatgtccaagagactattttttattttatttttacctaaacaaaaggaaataacaataa from Juglans microcarpa x Juglans regia isolate MS1-56 chromosome 4S, Jm3101_v1.0, whole genome shotgun sequence carries:
- the LOC121263343 gene encoding probable sugar phosphate/phosphate translocator At3g17430, giving the protein MISRQHLLTYIYLLVYILLSSGVILYNKWVLSTKYFNFPYPITLTMIHMGFSGAVAFFLIRVFKVVSPIKMTFKIYATCVIPISAFFASSLWFGNTAYLYISVAFIQMLKALMPVATFLTAVVCGTEKLRFDVFLNMVLVSVGVVVSSYGEIHFNLLGTAYQVMGMFGEALRLVLTQVLLQRKGLTLNPITSLYYIAPCSFIFLFVPWYFLEKPVMEVSQIQFNFWIFFSNALCALALNFSIFLVIGRTGAVTIRVAGVLKDWILIALSTALFPESMITSLNIIGYAIALCGVIIYNYLKVRDSRASQFPPESLPDRAVKEFKMERKESDAYVPDDVNNNNNNNNDGRIGWNASIPGSEVDEEATFIPPSKLSHLGRSQLSSHTS